A stretch of the Pseudomonas helvetica genome encodes the following:
- the pncB gene encoding nicotinate phosphoribosyltransferase, with amino-acid sequence MESAFDSSNGVIQSLLDTDYYTFTMMQAVLHQHPNVEVEYQFIVRSKERLGHLIPDIRDELEKLAGLQLREGEQRFLFNKRFREYLTPDFEQFLGLFRFNLRYIHVSEVDGQLHIRVRGPMLHCIMFEQPVLAMVSELRNREKYPEVELADVTRKLYQKFEWLEKNASREELAEFRVSDFSTRRRLSFRAQREVVNVMRSDFPGVFVGTSNAHLAYEFDLPLIGTMAHQWLMVHQQLGRLRESQNAALENWVREYRGRLGIALTDCISTDFFLKDFDLYFAKLYDGLRQDSGDPIVWADKVLGCYKELGIDPRTKDLMFSDGLNFEKCLPILRHVRGKARFGFGMGTSLACDVEGVEPLSIVMKLVRVHGEPVVKFSDDPIKNVCEDASFLRYAAQVFNVSLINPQLGA; translated from the coding sequence ATGGAAAGTGCATTCGATAGCAGCAACGGCGTCATCCAGAGTCTTCTGGATACCGACTACTACACCTTCACCATGATGCAGGCGGTGCTGCACCAGCACCCGAACGTCGAGGTGGAATACCAGTTCATCGTGCGCTCGAAAGAGCGGCTCGGGCACCTGATCCCGGACATTCGCGATGAGCTGGAGAAGCTCGCTGGCCTGCAGTTGCGCGAAGGTGAGCAGCGGTTTCTGTTCAATAAGCGTTTCCGTGAATACCTGACACCGGACTTTGAACAGTTCCTCGGTCTGTTTCGCTTCAACCTGCGCTACATCCACGTGTCGGAAGTCGACGGCCAACTGCACATCCGCGTCCGTGGTCCGATGTTGCACTGCATCATGTTCGAGCAGCCGGTGCTGGCGATGGTCAGTGAACTGCGCAACCGCGAGAAGTATCCGGAAGTCGAGCTGGCCGACGTGACCCGCAAGCTGTACCAGAAGTTCGAATGGCTGGAAAAAAACGCCAGCCGCGAAGAGCTCGCCGAGTTTCGCGTTTCGGACTTCTCCACCCGCCGGCGCCTGTCGTTCAGGGCCCAGCGCGAAGTGGTCAACGTCATGCGCAGTGACTTCCCCGGGGTGTTCGTCGGTACCAGCAATGCTCACCTGGCCTACGAGTTCGACCTGCCGCTGATCGGCACCATGGCCCACCAATGGCTGATGGTTCACCAGCAACTCGGGCGGTTGCGCGAGAGCCAGAACGCCGCACTGGAAAACTGGGTGCGCGAGTACCGTGGCAGGCTGGGGATTGCGCTCACCGACTGCATCAGCACCGACTTCTTCCTCAAGGATTTCGACCTGTACTTCGCCAAGCTCTATGACGGCCTGCGTCAGGATTCCGGTGACCCGATCGTCTGGGCCGACAAGGTGCTGGGGTGTTACAAGGAACTGGGTATCGATCCAAGAACCAAGGACCTGATGTTCTCCGACGGCCTCAACTTCGAGAAGTGCCTGCCAATCCTGCGCCATGTGCGTGGCAAGGCCAGATTCGGTTTCGGCATGGGCACCAGCCTGGCTTGCGATGTCGAGGGCGTCGAGCCGCTGAGCATCGTCATGAAGCTGGTGCGGGTGCATGGCGAGCCGGTGGTGAAGTTCTCCGACGACCCGATCAAGAACGTCTGTGAAGACGCTTCGTTCCTGCGCTACGCGGCCCAGGTATTCAACGTCAGC